The following are from one region of the Paenibacillus sabinae T27 genome:
- a CDS encoding acetyl-CoA carboxylase carboxyltransferase subunit alpha: protein MAGDLPFEKPLVEMRKKIDELKQFGLEKDIDFTDEISRLEERYKLLEEEIYSNITPSQKMHLARHHGRPTSLDLIGLIFTDFIELHGDRLFGDDLAVVGGIGKLEGVPVTVIGQQRGKDTKDNIARFFGSPHPEGFRKALRLMQQADKFRRPIITFIDTKGAYPGNTAEERGQSEAIARNLREMSGLGVPVICVVIGEGGSGGALAMAVGNRVLMLEHAIYSVISPNGAASILWKDASKADQAAEAMKITAGDLLAMEVIEEVIPEPKGGAHRDYESTASAIKDAIIRHLRDLAGLGADELREDRYLKFRKIGEFAETQAAEEVFSEEPVLESEVSEAGPLTLNN from the coding sequence ATGGCGGGGGACTTGCCTTTTGAAAAACCTCTCGTTGAAATGCGCAAAAAGATTGATGAGCTGAAGCAATTCGGCCTGGAAAAAGACATCGATTTCACCGATGAAATCTCCCGTCTCGAGGAGCGGTACAAGCTTCTGGAGGAGGAAATTTATTCGAATATTACCCCTTCGCAGAAAATGCATCTGGCCCGCCACCACGGCCGGCCGACCTCGCTCGATCTGATCGGGCTTATCTTTACCGATTTTATCGAGCTGCACGGGGATCGGCTGTTCGGGGACGATCTTGCAGTCGTCGGCGGCATCGGCAAGCTGGAGGGAGTACCGGTCACCGTGATCGGACAGCAGCGGGGTAAAGACACAAAAGACAATATCGCCAGATTTTTCGGCAGCCCGCATCCTGAAGGATTCCGCAAGGCGCTTCGGCTTATGCAGCAGGCGGACAAGTTCCGCCGTCCGATCATTACATTCATCGACACGAAGGGCGCTTATCCGGGCAACACCGCGGAAGAGCGGGGCCAATCGGAGGCGATTGCCCGCAATCTGCGTGAAATGTCAGGCCTTGGCGTGCCGGTCATCTGCGTCGTCATCGGCGAGGGCGGCAGCGGCGGGGCGCTGGCGATGGCTGTTGGCAACCGCGTACTGATGCTGGAGCACGCCATATATTCCGTCATCTCGCCGAACGGCGCCGCTTCGATCCTGTGGAAGGACGCCTCGAAGGCCGATCAGGCGGCGGAAGCGATGAAGATTACCGCGGGCGACCTGCTGGCCATGGAAGTGATCGAGGAGGTCATTCCCGAGCCGAAAGGCGGAGCGCACCGCGATTACGAGAGCACGGCCTCGGCCATCAAGGACGCCATTATCCGTCATCTGCGCGATCTGGCCGGTCTGGGCGCTGACGAGCTTAGGGAAGACCGTTATCTGAAGTTCCGGAAGATCGGTGAGTTCGCGGAAACGCAGGCGGCGGAAGAAGTATTTTCCGAGGAACCCGTGCTGGAGTCCGAAGTAAGCGAAGCCGGTCCGTTGACTCTAAATAACTAG
- a CDS encoding FxsA family protein produces the protein MIKRNVLWAALFIIPAVELFGFILVSSWFGVSKTLLLLISTSLIGLLMMRFEGSKVLQDSRQQMQEGRIPGRTMLDGLCIFFGGLLLIIPGFITDIIGFTLVFPLTRPLYRGVLLKWIEKKMKNGTFTYYKR, from the coding sequence ATTATCAAAAGAAACGTGCTGTGGGCCGCGTTATTTATTATACCTGCCGTAGAACTGTTCGGCTTTATTCTGGTGTCATCCTGGTTTGGCGTGTCCAAGACGCTGCTGCTGCTGATTTCGACTTCGCTGATCGGGCTGCTGATGATGAGATTCGAAGGCAGTAAGGTGCTCCAGGACAGCAGACAGCAGATGCAGGAAGGACGGATTCCCGGCCGGACAATGCTGGATGGGTTATGTATCTTTTTTGGCGGTCTGCTGCTGATTATTCCGGGCTTTATCACGGATATTATCGGTTTTACCCTTGTTTTTCCCTTGACCCGGCCGTTGTACCGGGGAGTCCTGCTGAAGTGGATCGAGAAAAAAATGAAAAACGGCACGTTTACCTACTACAAGAGGTAA
- the accD gene encoding acetyl-CoA carboxylase, carboxyltransferase subunit beta has translation MFKDLFQKKRKYATVPSQRLEQLKEPAEGERPKREIPEGLMSKCPKCGSIQYSKELEKNLKVCSECGHHLRLNAPERIAMTLDPGSFIEFDADMRSVDPLGFPGYSTKLEQQQLKSGQLDAVITGQGSIGGNSVIVAVMNFEFFTGSMGSVVGEKITRAIEEATERKLPLIIFSTSGGARMQESILSLMQMAKTSAALARFGELGGLYISVITDPTTGGVSASFATLGDINIAEPGAVFGFAGRIVIEQTIRQKLPDDFQTAEFNLQHGQLDLVVHRKEMRSTLSKILELHDVKGGF, from the coding sequence TTGTTTAAAGACTTGTTTCAGAAGAAAAGGAAATACGCGACAGTTCCTTCCCAGCGGCTGGAGCAGTTAAAAGAACCGGCGGAAGGGGAGCGGCCCAAGCGGGAGATTCCCGAAGGGCTGATGAGCAAGTGTCCCAAATGCGGTTCCATCCAGTACAGCAAGGAGCTGGAGAAGAATCTCAAGGTCTGTTCGGAGTGCGGCCATCATCTGCGCCTGAACGCTCCGGAGAGAATCGCCATGACGCTGGACCCAGGAAGCTTTATCGAGTTCGACGCAGACATGAGGTCGGTGGACCCGCTAGGCTTTCCGGGCTACAGCACGAAGCTGGAGCAGCAGCAGCTGAAGTCGGGCCAGCTTGACGCCGTCATTACGGGGCAGGGCAGCATCGGCGGGAATTCCGTTATTGTGGCGGTTATGAATTTTGAATTTTTCACGGGCAGCATGGGCTCGGTGGTAGGGGAGAAGATCACCCGCGCCATCGAGGAAGCTACTGAAAGAAAGCTGCCGCTGATCATATTTTCGACTTCCGGCGGTGCCCGGATGCAGGAGAGCATCCTGAGTCTGATGCAGATGGCGAAGACCAGCGCCGCGCTGGCCCGCTTCGGGGAGTTGGGCGGATTGTACATATCCGTGATTACCGACCCGACGACGGGAGGCGTGTCCGCGAGCTTCGCTACGCTGGGCGATATCAATATCGCCGAGCCGGGAGCCGTATTCGGCTTTGCCGGACGAATCGTCATTGAGCAGACGATCCGGCAGAAGCTTCCGGATGATTTCCAGACGGCGGAATTCAATTTGCAGCACGGCCAGCTCGATCTGGTGGTGCACCGTAAGGAAATGCGCTCCACGCTAAGCAAAATTCTGGAGCTGCATGACGTGAAAGGGGGATTTTAG
- a CDS encoding MFS transporter: protein MEKLLKLRVFYLFLGLGGGLFSPFLTSLLVDNGLNSGQVGMLMATGTLVAILFQPVWGMISDRYNQARLVLILSVAVPAGLAVFYRSEYFIVLFAVYMISTVFSSTQAPIADSYAIAAARRAGSTYGSIRLMLSFGAATGGYLGGVYVSEYSVSTIWIPYLLFSLITVLVAVTLPKEAEGNPIMTQSFAQGIRQLLGNRIFLAFLGGSFLVNQTMMAFGSYFVLAFESVGGSAKYAGIALMLASITNVPSMLVASRVIGKIGRERMLLLAALVYVLRWAIQVIFPYPAAMIGVQVLHGLSFGFFLVAAVEYVSKTTSADMQATGQSVFNMVFSGLSGIVGNLLNGLLLSQGGVQLMNISCMLSSAAGALLLLYVARSSRRQLSSATEGLSA from the coding sequence ATGGAGAAATTGCTGAAGCTGCGCGTCTTTTATTTGTTTTTGGGTCTTGGCGGGGGCTTGTTTTCGCCCTTCCTGACCTCGCTGCTCGTCGACAACGGGTTGAACAGCGGGCAGGTGGGGATGCTGATGGCGACCGGGACACTGGTCGCGATCCTTTTTCAGCCGGTATGGGGCATGATTTCCGACCGGTATAACCAGGCCCGTCTGGTGCTCATCTTAAGCGTCGCCGTTCCGGCGGGGCTTGCCGTTTTTTACCGGTCCGAATATTTTATTGTCTTGTTTGCGGTCTATATGATATCCACCGTTTTCTCCTCCACGCAGGCTCCCATTGCCGATTCTTACGCTATTGCCGCCGCGAGAAGAGCGGGCTCGACCTACGGCAGCATCCGGCTGATGCTAAGCTTCGGCGCGGCTACGGGAGGCTACCTCGGCGGTGTGTATGTGTCCGAATATTCCGTCTCGACCATTTGGATACCCTATCTGTTATTCAGCCTGATTACCGTACTTGTCGCGGTTACGCTGCCGAAGGAAGCGGAAGGAAATCCGATCATGACCCAGTCCTTCGCCCAAGGAATCCGGCAGCTGCTGGGAAACAGGATTTTCCTCGCTTTTTTAGGAGGGAGCTTTCTCGTCAATCAGACGATGATGGCATTTGGCTCGTATTTTGTGCTGGCTTTTGAGTCGGTGGGAGGCTCGGCGAAGTATGCCGGAATCGCGCTAATGCTTGCTTCCATCACCAATGTGCCCTCCATGCTGGTGGCGTCGCGCGTTATCGGCAAAATCGGGAGAGAGAGGATGCTGCTGCTCGCCGCCCTCGTCTATGTGCTGCGTTGGGCGATCCAGGTTATCTTCCCGTATCCTGCGGCCATGATCGGCGTTCAGGTGCTGCACGGCCTATCCTTCGGCTTCTTTCTGGTCGCGGCGGTGGAATATGTATCCAAGACGACATCGGCGGATATGCAGGCCACCGGGCAAAGCGTGTTCAATATGGTGTTTTCCGGCCTTTCGGGCATTGTCGGAAATTTGCTTAACGGCTTGCTGCTGAGCCAGGGGGGCGTCCAGCTCATGAACATCTCCTGTATGCTGAGCTCTGCTGCCGGAGCCTTGCTGCTCCTCTATGTGGCCCGAAGCTCCCGCAGACAGCTGTCCTCGGCAACCGAAGGATTAAGTGCCTAA
- a CDS encoding phosphatidylglycerophosphatase A has protein sequence MSYQLAVNLLERRGVTVESIAKIVYTLQSAYYPDLSGEECLASVSAVLGKREVQYTLMTGIALDELAEKKQLPQPFQAIMEADESLYGADETLALGITGVYGMIGLTGFGYLDKIKLGVIGELNNRKDGINVFLDDLVAGIAAAASARIAHRHDGAKVYPYDVNPA, from the coding sequence ATGTCCTACCAGCTGGCGGTGAACTTACTGGAACGCAGAGGCGTTACAGTCGAGTCGATCGCCAAGATCGTATATACGCTGCAATCGGCTTATTATCCGGATTTGAGCGGGGAGGAGTGTCTGGCGAGCGTCAGTGCCGTTTTGGGCAAACGAGAGGTGCAGTACACACTGATGACAGGCATCGCTCTGGATGAGCTGGCGGAGAAGAAACAGCTGCCGCAGCCGTTTCAGGCCATCATGGAGGCCGATGAATCGCTTTACGGGGCGGACGAGACACTCGCGCTGGGGATTACCGGCGTTTACGGCATGATCGGTCTGACAGGCTTCGGCTATCTGGACAAAATCAAGCTGGGTGTCATCGGGGAGCTGAACAACAGAAAGGACGGAATCAACGTATTTCTCGACGATCTGGTCGCCGGCATCGCCGCCGCAGCTTCGGCCAGAATCGCCCACCGCCATGATGGAGCCAAGGTGTATCCCTACGACGTAAACCCGGCTTGA
- a CDS encoding acyl-CoA thioesterase — translation METQDFLSGCWHAASFRVRYQESDQMGVVYHSNYLNWFEIGRTEMLRELGFTYLDLEKKGLLLPVLSAELKFKRSAKYDDTVTVYTRITSYTPLRLAFEYEVRRAGAPGSGLDGSESAPQGFKSSADGELLVSGSTGHAWVNREFAPVRLDRTLPEIYGGIRNALREERGTI, via the coding sequence ATGGAAACTCAAGATTTTCTGTCAGGCTGCTGGCATGCCGCATCGTTTCGGGTCCGTTATCAGGAGAGCGACCAGATGGGCGTGGTCTATCATTCGAATTACTTGAACTGGTTCGAAATCGGGCGGACTGAAATGCTGCGCGAACTCGGCTTTACCTATCTTGATCTGGAGAAAAAGGGGCTGCTGCTTCCCGTTCTCTCGGCAGAGCTGAAGTTCAAACGATCGGCGAAATACGACGATACCGTTACCGTCTATACGCGCATCACGTCATATACACCGCTTCGCCTCGCTTTTGAATATGAGGTTCGCCGTGCGGGGGCTCCGGGAAGCGGTTTGGACGGATCGGAATCCGCCCCTCAAGGCTTTAAGTCCTCGGCGGACGGCGAATTGCTGGTATCCGGCTCCACCGGCCATGCCTGGGTTAACCGGGAGTTTGCGCCCGTGCGGCTTGACAGGACGCTGCCCGAAATTTACGGTGGCATAAGGAACGCGCTGAGGGAAGAAAGGGGGACGATATGA
- the pyk gene encoding pyruvate kinase gives MRKSKIVCTIGPASESLENLKKLILAGMNVARLNFSHGDFEEHGARIKNIRLASKELNKTVAILLDTKGPEIRTGKLEVEPIELVQDEYLTLTTEEILGDKNRISVTYADLPKDVQVGSTILIDDGLIGLTVVDVQGTEIKTRIVNGGTIKSKKGVNVPGVAISLPGITEKDTNDIIFGIEQDIDFIAASFVRKASDVQEIRDLLEKHGASHIQIISKIENQQGVDNLDEILAVSDGLMVARGDLGVEIPAEDVPLAQKLMIQKCNIAGKPVITATQMLDSMQRNPRPTRAEASDVANAIFDGTDAIMLSGETAAGKYPVESVLTMSRIAEKAESALNYREIFLKQQIAQETTVTEAISQSVSISALDLNAKAIISSTVSGHTARVVSKYRPKSPIIAVTTQERTMRQLALVWGIIPVQGSPASSTDELLETAVKGGKDSGLVTAGDLVVITAGIPLGHSGSTNLVKVEQITE, from the coding sequence ATGCGGAAAAGTAAAATTGTATGTACGATTGGTCCAGCAAGTGAATCGTTGGAGAACCTCAAGAAATTGATTCTGGCCGGAATGAATGTGGCACGCCTGAACTTCTCCCACGGTGACTTTGAAGAGCATGGAGCACGGATTAAGAACATCCGTCTGGCATCGAAGGAACTGAACAAGACCGTTGCCATCCTGCTCGATACGAAAGGACCTGAGATTCGTACAGGCAAGCTGGAAGTAGAACCGATTGAACTGGTGCAGGACGAGTACCTGACCCTGACTACGGAAGAGATTCTTGGCGACAAAAATCGCATTTCCGTCACTTACGCTGACCTTCCGAAAGACGTTCAAGTAGGCTCCACCATTCTGATTGACGACGGCCTCATCGGACTTACGGTTGTCGACGTTCAAGGCACAGAAATCAAGACCCGCATTGTCAACGGTGGCACGATCAAGAGCAAGAAGGGTGTTAACGTCCCTGGAGTTGCCATTTCCCTGCCGGGCATTACGGAAAAAGACACCAACGACATCATTTTCGGGATCGAACAGGACATCGATTTTATCGCCGCTTCCTTCGTTCGCAAAGCCAGCGACGTTCAGGAAATTCGCGATTTGCTCGAGAAACATGGTGCAAGCCATATCCAAATCATCTCCAAAATTGAGAACCAGCAGGGTGTCGACAACCTTGATGAAATTCTTGCGGTATCCGACGGCCTGATGGTTGCCCGCGGCGACCTTGGCGTTGAAATTCCGGCGGAAGATGTGCCGCTGGCGCAAAAACTAATGATTCAAAAATGTAACATTGCGGGTAAACCGGTTATCACGGCTACTCAAATGCTGGATTCCATGCAGCGCAACCCGCGTCCGACACGCGCCGAAGCGAGTGACGTAGCTAACGCGATTTTCGACGGAACCGACGCAATCATGCTGTCCGGCGAAACGGCTGCAGGGAAATATCCGGTTGAATCGGTGCTGACGATGTCCCGTATCGCCGAAAAAGCGGAATCCGCACTGAACTACCGTGAGATCTTCCTGAAACAGCAAATCGCCCAAGAAACGACAGTAACTGAGGCAATCAGCCAATCCGTATCCATCTCGGCTCTGGATCTGAACGCGAAAGCGATCATTTCCTCGACAGTCAGCGGACATACGGCACGCGTCGTTTCGAAGTATCGTCCGAAGTCCCCGATTATTGCCGTAACGACGCAAGAAAGAACTATGCGTCAACTGGCGCTTGTATGGGGCATAATTCCGGTACAAGGCTCCCCGGCTTCTTCCACGGATGAGCTTCTGGAAACGGCTGTTAAAGGCGGCAAAGACTCCGGTCTGGTAACAGCCGGCGACCTGGTGGTCATTACAGCAGGCATTCCGCTTGGACATTCCGGTTCGACGAACCTGGTGAAAGTGGAACAAATCACTGAATAA
- a CDS encoding DNA polymerase III subunit alpha, whose product MSPFVHLHVHSEYSLLDGAARIADLVRRAGEHGMKSLALTDHGVMYGAIPFYKACKENGIKPIIGCEVYLTAGSRRERGSRKDQPIYHLILLARNEEGYRNLMRLVTIGQLEGYHYKPRIDIEALAAHAEGLICLSACLGGEVPQHLLYGRDGEAKKAALRYKEIFGGDFYLELQDHGMSEQKRVNPKLIALAEETGIPLVATNDVHYLSREDSEVQDVLICIGTGKTVEDEDRLQIGTDQLYLKSGEEMAALFPHVPEAVANTAVIAERCNLELEFGKHILPAYSPLPEGLDAAAYLRRLCEAGLEERYKDTPRWESEESRRLAEERLSYELGVIETMGFSDYFLIVWDFIAFCHREGIATGPGRGSSAGSLTAYCLRITDVDPLKYNLLFERFLNPERITMPDIDIDFSDERRDEVISYVSGKYGEEHVAQIITFGTLAARAAVRDVGRALNLPYGDVDKAAKLIPGTLGISIERALESSPDLKALYEGSPKTRDLLDMAMKVEGMPRHASTHAAGVVISRGPLTDAVPLQEGSEGTALTQYSMEHLESVGLLKMDFLGLRTLSIIERCMNWVGEMTGSRPDFRNIPDSDEATYAMLGHGETTGVFQLESAGMRRVLKELKPTVFEDIISVLALYRPGPMEFIPKYIQSKHGLAEVEYPHPDLIPILSDTYGIIVYQEQIMQIASAMAGFSLGEADLLRRAVSKKKRETLDRERGHFVRGSLKQGYEEADANAVYDMIVRFADYGFPRAHAAAYGVLAFQTAYLKAHYPVPFMASMLTAVTGVHRKVAEYVLECRRMDIGVLSPDVNESGVLFTPVDGASGAGGHIRFGLAAIKNVGTLAVESILEARKERPFDSLLDFCRRVDLRVCNKRVVESLIQAGAFDSLPGHRAQLLAMLDETTEAAAKWRKEREELQIQLFDDLVEMPNWDIRYPDVPKFTAGQQLELERELLGLYLSGHPLDDYAELLEQSGVQRLMDLGEAPDESPAVTAGMIVSVKEIMTKAGKAMAFAEWEDQIERCEVVLFPEVWKRSRALVDKGALLALRAKVQQQDEGFKLLADEVAQLSPDTLRALLQRRAAAAARPQGRPAPAGSGAPKAAAAPAAAAGTAAGGRGPAGPPGGLAPAARAPRQAAAPPAAGSAGQRAYIKITAAAEEGGLLPQLKELLQNHPGAVPTLLFYEREQRLIALSDSFRVKPSPELFGLVESLLGPGTIRIK is encoded by the coding sequence ATGAGCCCTTTCGTGCATCTGCATGTGCACAGCGAATACAGTTTATTGGACGGGGCGGCGCGCATTGCCGATCTGGTGCGCCGGGCCGGCGAACACGGCATGAAGTCGCTGGCGCTGACCGATCACGGAGTGATGTACGGGGCGATCCCTTTTTATAAAGCGTGCAAGGAGAACGGCATCAAGCCGATCATCGGCTGCGAGGTGTATCTGACGGCGGGCTCGCGCCGCGAACGCGGCAGCCGCAAGGATCAGCCGATCTATCACCTGATCCTGCTGGCCCGGAACGAAGAAGGCTATCGAAATCTGATGAGGCTCGTTACCATCGGCCAACTGGAAGGCTATCACTATAAGCCGAGAATCGACATAGAAGCCCTTGCCGCGCATGCGGAGGGCCTTATTTGTCTAAGCGCCTGTCTCGGCGGAGAGGTGCCGCAGCATCTGCTCTACGGGCGGGACGGTGAGGCGAAGAAGGCGGCGCTGCGATACAAGGAGATCTTCGGCGGAGACTTCTATCTGGAGCTTCAGGATCACGGAATGTCCGAGCAGAAAAGAGTGAATCCGAAGCTGATCGCCCTCGCCGAAGAAACCGGCATCCCTCTGGTGGCCACCAACGATGTGCATTATCTGTCTCGGGAGGATTCCGAGGTTCAGGACGTGCTGATCTGCATCGGAACGGGGAAGACGGTGGAAGACGAGGACCGGCTGCAAATCGGAACGGATCAGCTTTATCTTAAGAGCGGCGAGGAAATGGCCGCGCTGTTTCCGCATGTCCCGGAGGCTGTTGCCAACACGGCAGTCATCGCTGAACGGTGCAATCTGGAGCTGGAATTTGGCAAGCACATACTGCCCGCCTACTCCCCGCTGCCGGAAGGACTGGATGCCGCCGCCTATTTAAGGCGGCTGTGCGAAGCCGGCCTTGAAGAACGCTACAAAGACACTCCCCGGTGGGAATCGGAGGAGAGCCGGAGGCTTGCAGAAGAGCGGCTGTCCTATGAGCTGGGCGTTATCGAGACGATGGGCTTCTCCGATTATTTTCTGATTGTCTGGGATTTTATCGCCTTCTGCCACAGAGAAGGCATTGCGACAGGACCGGGGAGGGGCTCGTCCGCCGGAAGCCTCACCGCCTACTGCCTGCGCATTACGGATGTCGATCCGCTGAAGTATAATCTGTTGTTCGAACGCTTCCTGAACCCCGAGCGGATTACGATGCCCGATATCGATATCGATTTCAGCGACGAGCGCCGCGACGAGGTCATCTCGTATGTCTCCGGCAAATACGGCGAAGAGCATGTCGCTCAGATCATTACGTTCGGAACCCTGGCGGCTCGGGCGGCGGTCCGAGACGTGGGACGGGCGCTGAACCTTCCCTACGGGGATGTGGACAAAGCGGCGAAGCTGATCCCGGGGACGCTTGGCATCAGCATCGAGCGGGCGCTGGAGAGCAGTCCGGATCTTAAAGCGCTGTACGAGGGCAGCCCGAAGACCCGCGATTTGCTCGACATGGCGATGAAGGTCGAGGGCATGCCGCGTCATGCCTCGACGCATGCCGCCGGGGTCGTTATCTCCCGGGGGCCGCTCACAGATGCGGTTCCGCTGCAGGAGGGCAGCGAAGGGACGGCGTTGACCCAGTATTCGATGGAGCATCTGGAGAGCGTCGGGCTGCTGAAGATGGACTTTCTGGGCCTTAGAACGCTGTCGATTATCGAGCGCTGCATGAACTGGGTCGGAGAGATGACCGGGAGCCGGCCGGATTTCCGGAATATTCCCGACAGCGACGAAGCGACGTATGCGATGCTGGGCCACGGCGAGACGACGGGCGTGTTCCAGCTGGAATCGGCGGGGATGCGCCGCGTGCTCAAGGAACTGAAGCCGACGGTCTTTGAGGATATTATTTCCGTCCTGGCGCTGTACCGCCCGGGTCCGATGGAATTCATACCGAAATATATTCAGAGCAAGCACGGGCTTGCCGAAGTGGAATATCCCCATCCCGATCTGATTCCGATTCTGTCCGACACCTACGGCATCATCGTCTATCAGGAGCAGATCATGCAGATCGCTTCGGCGATGGCGGGCTTCTCGCTCGGCGAAGCGGATCTGCTGCGCAGAGCCGTATCCAAGAAGAAGCGCGAGACGCTGGACCGGGAGCGCGGCCATTTTGTCAGGGGAAGCCTGAAGCAGGGCTATGAAGAGGCGGACGCAAACGCGGTCTACGACATGATCGTCCGCTTTGCCGATTACGGCTTCCCTCGCGCCCATGCCGCGGCTTACGGCGTGCTGGCCTTCCAGACGGCCTACCTCAAGGCGCATTATCCGGTGCCGTTCATGGCTTCGATGCTGACAGCGGTGACGGGCGTCCACCGCAAGGTGGCGGAATATGTGCTGGAATGCCGGCGCATGGACATCGGCGTGCTGTCTCCGGATGTGAACGAGAGCGGCGTGCTGTTCACGCCGGTGGACGGTGCGAGCGGCGCGGGCGGACATATCCGCTTCGGGCTGGCCGCGATCAAGAACGTCGGCACGTTGGCCGTAGAGAGCATTCTGGAAGCCCGGAAGGAGCGTCCTTTCGACAGCCTGCTCGATTTTTGCCGCCGGGTCGACCTCAGAGTCTGCAACAAGCGCGTCGTGGAATCGCTGATCCAGGCGGGGGCCTTCGACAGCCTGCCGGGACACCGGGCGCAGCTGCTTGCCATGCTGGACGAGACGACGGAAGCGGCGGCCAAATGGCGCAAGGAGCGCGAGGAGCTGCAGATCCAGCTCTTCGACGACCTTGTCGAAATGCCGAACTGGGACATCCGGTACCCCGATGTTCCGAAATTTACGGCAGGCCAACAGCTGGAGCTGGAACGAGAGCTGCTGGGCCTGTATTTGTCGGGTCATCCGCTGGACGACTACGCGGAGCTGCTGGAGCAATCCGGTGTGCAGCGCCTGATGGATCTTGGCGAGGCGCCGGATGAGAGCCCGGCGGTTACAGCCGGCATGATCGTATCCGTCAAGGAGATTATGACCAAGGCGGGCAAAGCGATGGCCTTTGCCGAATGGGAGGACCAGATCGAGCGCTGCGAGGTCGTGCTGTTCCCCGAGGTGTGGAAGCGCAGCCGCGCGCTCGTCGACAAGGGCGCGCTGCTTGCCCTGCGCGCCAAGGTCCAGCAGCAGGACGAAGGCTTCAAGCTGCTGGCCGACGAGGTTGCGCAGCTGTCGCCGGACACGCTGCGCGCCCTGCTGCAGCGCCGCGCGGCCGCGGCCGCGCGGCCGCAGGGCCGCCCCGCGCCGGCAGGCTCCGGCGCGCCGAAAGCGGCGGCCGCCCCAGCCGCGGCCGCAGGAACTGCCGCCGGCGGCCGGGGCCCGGCCGGGCCGCCGGGCGGCCTGGCGCCTGCCGCGCGGGCACCGCGGCAGGCTGCTGCGCCGCCGGCGGCGGGCTCCGCCGGCCAGCGCGCGTACATCAAAATCACGGCCGCCGCCGAGGAAGGCGGCCTCCTGCCGCAGCTGAAGGAGCTGCTGCAGAATCATCCCGGGGCTGTCCCGACGCTGCTGTTCTATGAGCGGGAGCAGAGGCTCATCGCGCTAAGCGACAGCTTTCGGGTCAAGCCTTCACCGGAGCTGTTCGGGCTTGTCGAATCGCTGCTGGGCCCTGGAACAATAAGAATAAAATAA
- a CDS encoding YtrH family sporulation protein: MNVFLGKAVLDFFIAFGIVLGGAMLGGIGAVISLQPPTQTMLDVAGRIKIWALAAAVGGTIDPMRVIESNMLGGNLSPAIKQILYLVFAFLGAHMGSELVKWVCSRG, encoded by the coding sequence ATGAACGTTTTTTTGGGCAAAGCCGTCCTCGATTTCTTCATAGCCTTCGGCATTGTGCTGGGCGGAGCCATGCTCGGGGGCATCGGAGCGGTCATATCGCTCCAGCCGCCGACGCAGACGATGCTGGATGTGGCAGGCAGGATCAAGATCTGGGCGCTGGCTGCCGCCGTAGGCGGGACGATCGACCCGATGCGGGTCATTGAAAGCAATATGCTGGGCGGAAATCTGTCCCCGGCCATCAAGCAGATATTATATCTGGTCTTTGCTTTTCTGGGCGCGCATATGGGCAGCGAGCTGGTGAAATGGGTATGCAGCAGGGGGTAA